A genomic stretch from Cloacibacterium caeni includes:
- the ubiE gene encoding bifunctional demethylmenaquinone methyltransferase/2-methoxy-6-polyprenyl-1,4-benzoquinol methylase UbiE has product MQVKPYNTDQSKKTEVEDMFDNIAPKYDLLNHVLSMKIDVLWRNTLVKWMNKDAPKLVLDVATGTGDLAIAVQKGTGAEVVGLDLSQQMLNVGIDKIKKLNLDQKISMQKGDAENLPFEDNKFDAVSVAFGVRNFENLEKGLAELRRVVKENSSVYILEFSKVEGFLAPFYMFYFKNILPQIGKLVSKDNRAYTYLPDSVNAFPFGEKMKQILLDTGYSKVEYKKLSLGIATIYKATK; this is encoded by the coding sequence ATGCAAGTAAAACCATACAATACCGATCAAAGTAAAAAAACTGAAGTAGAAGATATGTTTGACAACATCGCTCCAAAATATGATTTATTAAATCATGTTTTATCGATGAAAATAGACGTACTTTGGAGAAATACTTTAGTGAAATGGATGAATAAAGATGCTCCGAAACTCGTACTAGATGTAGCGACAGGAACAGGAGATCTTGCCATTGCGGTACAAAAAGGAACAGGAGCAGAAGTAGTAGGTTTAGACCTTTCTCAGCAAATGCTAAACGTAGGAATTGATAAAATTAAGAAACTTAATCTAGACCAAAAAATATCAATGCAAAAAGGAGATGCAGAAAATCTTCCTTTTGAGGATAATAAATTCGATGCAGTTTCCGTTGCATTTGGAGTAAGAAATTTCGAAAATTTAGAAAAAGGTTTAGCCGAGCTAAGAAGAGTGGTAAAAGAAAATTCTAGCGTTTATATTTTAGAATTTTCAAAAGTAGAAGGGTTTTTAGCGCCATTTTATATGTTTTATTTCAAAAATATTTTACCGCAAATCGGTAAATTAGTTTCTAAAGATAATAGAGCATACACGTATTTACCAGATTCTGTAAATGCTTTTCCTTTTGGCGAAAAAATGAAACAAATTTTACTAGACACAGGTTATAGCAAAGTAGAATATAAAAAACTAAGTTTAGGGATAGCTACCATTTATAAAGCGACTAAATAA
- the porT gene encoding type IX secretion/gliding motility protein PorT/SprT codes for MKKTLIKTFSLLFLGMFLFTQAQFRNRDRQDRRQEQDSYQYSYGFYLNLNQFDYKLVLDPKYGMEDKVNLVQTKPTYSFGAGLIGRMRLNDNFDLRIEPGLQFVERELIFNTQSNDQYAADASNPFTPKTLTEADMVRRVKSTYVDIPIMLEIHADRWYNSRPYAAAGLNYMVNLQSNSSAADDNQQGIFRSTTHNFAWSAEAGIQFYFSRFKLTPAFRGTFAFNNEIVADNTGTPPYWTAAISTMQTRAFMFVLKFE; via the coding sequence ATGAAAAAAACGTTAATCAAAACATTCTCGCTCCTTTTTTTAGGAATGTTTTTGTTTACTCAAGCTCAATTTAGAAACCGAGATAGACAAGACAGAAGGCAAGAGCAAGATTCTTATCAATACAGTTATGGTTTTTATTTAAATCTTAACCAATTTGATTATAAACTCGTTCTAGACCCGAAATATGGAATGGAAGACAAAGTAAATCTTGTTCAAACCAAACCTACTTACAGTTTTGGAGCTGGTTTAATTGGGAGAATGAGATTGAATGACAACTTTGATTTAAGAATAGAGCCAGGTTTACAGTTTGTAGAAAGAGAACTTATTTTTAATACACAATCAAATGACCAATATGCTGCAGATGCGAGTAATCCTTTTACACCAAAAACGCTCACTGAAGCAGATATGGTAAGAAGAGTGAAATCTACGTATGTAGACATCCCGATTATGCTAGAAATTCATGCAGACAGATGGTATAATTCTAGACCTTATGCTGCAGCTGGACTTAATTATATGGTGAATTTACAGTCTAATTCTAGTGCTGCAGATGACAATCAACAAGGAATTTTCAGAAGTACAACCCATAATTTTGCATGGAGCGCAGAAGCTGGAATACAGTTTTATTTCTCTAGATTTAAGTTAACACCAGCTTTTAGAGGAACCTTTGCGTTTAACAATGAAATTGTAGCAGATAACACTGGAACGCCACCTTATTGGACTGCAGCAATTTCTACGATGCAAACCAGAGCTTTCATGTTTGTGTTGAAATTTGAATAA
- a CDS encoding cell division protein ZapA, which translates to MEVRRITINIAGRNYPLNVPAAEEETLRRVGKQIEGMIREFEANFDVKDKQDALAMCALKLGANAEVHQLNSEKIIKNANDRLMQINQQLDELEK; encoded by the coding sequence ATGGAAGTAAGAAGAATTACCATAAACATTGCCGGAAGAAATTATCCTCTTAATGTTCCTGCTGCCGAAGAAGAAACGCTTCGTAGAGTAGGGAAACAGATAGAAGGAATGATTAGAGAATTTGAAGCTAATTTTGATGTTAAGGATAAACAAGATGCACTCGCAATGTGCGCCCTAAAATTAGGAGCAAATGCAGAAGTACATCAACTTAACTCAGAAAAAATTATAAAAAATGCTAATGATAGATTAATGCAAATTAATCAGCAATTAGACGAATTAGAAAAGTAA
- the rny gene encoding ribonuclease Y: MDITAIIIGAVCLILGLVAGTLFAKSSLNSKAKFIVKDAKKSAENIIENANVKAEAIKKEKEAQAKVKFLELKSQHDENINSREKKMQEAEKRIRDKEQKLNDELSKTGKLEKDLERQKAEYDKKHEIVQKKQQELDVAIAQKVEMLQKISNYSAEEAKAELVESMKAEAKTKAQAHVQSIMEEAQLNAKNEARKIVIQTIQRIGTEQAVENSVSVFNIESDEVKGRIIGREGRNIRALEAATGVEIIVDDTPEAILLSCFDPVRREVARLSLHRLVTDGRIHPARIEEVVEKTRKQIEEEIIEVGKRTIIDLGIHGLHPELVKIVGRMKFRSSYGQNLLQHSREVANIAATMAAELGLNVKLAKRAGLLHDIGKVPEQESELPHALLGMQWAEKFGENPEVVNAIGAHHDEVEMTSLLSPIIQVADAISGARPGARRQVLESYIQRLKDLEAAALSFDGVSSAFAIQAGRELRVMVESAKVTDEVAHQLSYDISEKIQNELTYPGQVKVTVIRETRAVNIAR; encoded by the coding sequence ATGGATATAACCGCTATTATTATCGGTGCTGTTTGCCTGATTTTAGGCTTGGTTGCAGGAACGTTGTTCGCAAAAAGTTCTCTCAACTCTAAAGCTAAATTCATCGTAAAAGATGCTAAAAAAAGCGCCGAAAACATTATAGAAAACGCGAATGTAAAAGCTGAAGCTATAAAAAAAGAAAAAGAAGCTCAAGCAAAAGTAAAATTCTTAGAACTCAAATCTCAGCATGACGAAAACATTAACAGTCGTGAGAAAAAAATGCAGGAGGCTGAGAAAAGAATTAGAGACAAAGAACAAAAACTAAATGACGAACTTTCTAAAACAGGAAAACTAGAAAAAGATTTAGAAAGACAAAAAGCAGAGTACGATAAAAAACACGAAATCGTACAGAAAAAGCAACAAGAATTAGACGTAGCAATTGCTCAAAAAGTAGAAATGTTACAAAAAATTTCTAACTATTCGGCAGAAGAAGCAAAAGCAGAACTCGTAGAGTCTATGAAAGCCGAAGCGAAAACCAAAGCTCAGGCTCACGTTCAATCTATCATGGAAGAAGCGCAATTGAACGCTAAAAATGAGGCAAGAAAAATTGTGATTCAAACCATTCAGAGAATTGGTACAGAACAAGCAGTAGAAAATTCAGTGTCTGTATTTAATATAGAATCTGATGAGGTAAAAGGTAGAATCATCGGTAGAGAAGGTAGAAACATCAGAGCGTTAGAAGCAGCAACAGGTGTAGAAATCATCGTAGATGATACTCCAGAAGCAATTTTGCTTTCTTGTTTTGACCCAGTAAGAAGAGAAGTGGCTAGATTATCACTTCACAGATTGGTAACAGACGGTAGAATTCACCCAGCGAGAATAGAAGAAGTAGTAGAAAAAACGCGTAAACAAATAGAAGAAGAAATCATAGAAGTTGGAAAAAGAACCATCATTGATTTAGGAATTCACGGTTTACATCCAGAATTGGTTAAAATCGTAGGTAGAATGAAATTCCGTTCTTCTTATGGTCAAAACTTACTACAGCACTCTAGAGAAGTGGCAAATATCGCTGCTACTATGGCTGCTGAATTAGGCTTAAACGTAAAATTAGCGAAGAGAGCAGGTTTATTACACGATATCGGTAAAGTTCCAGAGCAAGAATCAGAACTTCCTCACGCACTTTTAGGAATGCAATGGGCAGAGAAATTTGGAGAAAATCCAGAAGTAGTAAATGCGATTGGAGCGCACCATGACGAGGTAGAAATGACTTCTTTATTATCACCAATAATTCAAGTAGCGGATGCAATTTCTGGAGCAAGACCAGGAGCAAGAAGACAAGTTTTAGAATCTTATATTCAAAGATTAAAAGACTTAGAAGCAGCTGCATTAAGCTTTGATGGCGTGTCTAGTGCATTTGCGATTCAGGCAGGTAGAGAATTGAGAGTGATGGTAGAATCTGCAAAAGTAACAGACGAAGTAGCTCACCAACTTTCTTATGACATTTCTGAAAAAATTCAGAATGAGTTAACTTACCCAGGTCAAGTAAAAGTGACGGTAATTAGAGAAACGAGAGCCGTAAATATCGCAAGATAA
- a CDS encoding acyl-CoA thioesterase, which yields MSNKTIFQFISEPGDVNYGGNVHGGSVMKWIDQAGYACASSWSSSYCVTVYVGGIRFFSPIKIGHIVKVEAEVIYTGKSSMHIAINVFSRNIKRKEFEKKTHCIIVFVAVDDEGNTIEVPKFIPETEQEKQMEQYAIKLMDLRKQIEDEMKPFL from the coding sequence ATGAGCAACAAGACTATTTTTCAGTTTATTTCTGAGCCTGGAGATGTAAATTATGGCGGAAATGTACACGGTGGAAGCGTAATGAAATGGATAGACCAAGCTGGCTACGCTTGCGCAAGTTCTTGGAGTTCTAGTTATTGTGTCACGGTTTATGTAGGTGGAATCAGGTTCTTTTCGCCTATCAAAATTGGTCACATTGTAAAAGTAGAAGCCGAAGTGATTTACACCGGCAAAAGCAGTATGCATATTGCCATCAATGTATTTTCTAGAAATATAAAACGCAAAGAATTTGAGAAAAAAACGCACTGCATCATCGTTTTTGTGGCAGTAGATGACGAAGGAAACACCATAGAAGTCCCCAAATTCATCCCCGAAACTGAACAAGAAAAACAAATGGAACAATACGCCATCAAATTGATGGACCTGAGGAAACAAATAGAAGACGAAATGAAACCGTTCTTATAA
- a CDS encoding arsenate reductase family protein has protein sequence MKKVYFLKTCSTCKRIMSEFDLTDFEQREIKSKAVSEEELQEMYALSESYEALFSKKSTQIKERNIEVKSLQEEDFKKLILEDYRFLKRPVFIISQEIFIGSDKKNIELLREKLK, from the coding sequence ATGAAAAAAGTATATTTTTTAAAGACTTGCAGCACTTGCAAAAGAATTATGTCTGAATTTGACTTAACTGATTTTGAACAAAGAGAAATCAAGTCAAAAGCTGTTTCTGAAGAAGAATTACAAGAAATGTATGCCTTGTCTGAATCTTATGAAGCACTTTTTAGCAAAAAATCTACTCAAATCAAGGAACGAAATATAGAGGTAAAATCTTTACAAGAAGAAGATTTTAAAAAACTGATTTTAGAGGATTATCGTTTTCTAAAACGCCCCGTTTTTATCATCAGTCAAGAGATTTTTATAGGAAGTGACAAGAAGAATATTGAACTTTTAAGAGAAAAATTAAAATAA